The Erythrobacter insulae genome window below encodes:
- a CDS encoding CHAT domain-containing protein, with protein sequence MRRIAFGIITTLGASAIVGAALSAQTSSVLTRDSFPIGDGSGILCQVQDRSVENPAKGSIFDRRWAVVCRDNPQPIAEVFAFKNYTPAAAAKLGDMRRFPVTCPDALTGDVAGIAGSRKSTCAVDDTGLGWSSITVNAAGMTYVAEGFSAFDDATILALKSVLDNRIAQGTIDAASTSVSDPLSFARVQAESLKPEQALAEGYRRNLGGEYAEAAAYFETLQQRLEDSGESDINPGEFFVNRALQKSNLGEFSVATRLFEQASDLTADDPIAGRLQRNFEAIHLLNQGLVSQAVDRLGQQVEGRALGAAEENGKLAITLPLSESINQSQAGSSLLGIVDELKLTDPERAQIIDAQALQIRGTALRINGDYEGATRDLVAAFRQAVEVRDGRVTSITRLRSQVLADLALIAEREGREGDAETYLRNSLSLVEAQYPERRAVSAVEARLAAFLLRQSRDDEAMDLYRKVIDRAVGKRNAVTGFANQLNPYYRALAPRVSNDPDAAEAFFKAAQVLVRPGVAETQAILARELSANSDEAARLFRQSIDLGRDIERLRMRFQTLIKGAQSELVQQQLNELSVQIENLERAQLNTQVQLNDYPQYRVVAPPSLELADFRAALKPGEAYARLAMVGGDIFMFYADRGTAKAYQVDLSIEDMEYQVDLIRASISSFEGGQYVTYPFEVREARNLYKSLFAPIAGDLANVDHLIFEPDGALLRLPVDILVSDDVSVELYETRSDDPDADPFDFTGVNWMAKNMNVSTAVSAQAFVDSRKVERSNAARQYLGMGQNVPVGDALPRQAASQRGSSGLPDGLDCGWGSALWNSPIDDTELVIASNLIGQSQSQLITGASFTDDQIIAKEDLDEFRVLHFATHGLVTPPNPNCPAKPALLTSFGSGDSDGLLSFEEIFDLNLNADIVILSACDTAGEASIEATRAAGIASGGGTALDGLVRAFIGAGGRAVLASHWPAPDDYDATERLMAEMFRRGKTENIGDALRQSQTILMNEADTSHPYYWAGFAVIGDAARPLLSDDASFAESGAAPFQPVIGQ encoded by the coding sequence GTGAGACGAATTGCGTTCGGAATTATCACTACGCTCGGTGCATCTGCAATTGTGGGGGCGGCGCTTTCGGCACAAACGTCATCCGTTCTAACCCGCGACAGTTTCCCGATTGGCGATGGCAGCGGTATTTTGTGCCAGGTGCAGGATCGCAGCGTCGAAAACCCCGCCAAAGGCAGCATCTTCGATCGCCGCTGGGCGGTGGTTTGCAGAGACAACCCGCAGCCGATTGCCGAAGTTTTCGCGTTCAAGAATTACACGCCGGCGGCCGCGGCCAAGCTGGGTGATATGCGCCGGTTCCCGGTAACGTGTCCCGATGCTTTGACCGGTGACGTAGCCGGAATTGCCGGATCGCGCAAAAGCACCTGTGCGGTGGATGATACGGGGCTTGGATGGAGTTCTATCACCGTCAATGCAGCTGGAATGACCTATGTCGCAGAAGGTTTTTCCGCGTTTGACGACGCGACGATCCTGGCGCTTAAATCGGTGCTTGATAACCGCATCGCCCAAGGCACGATTGACGCTGCATCCACATCGGTTTCCGATCCGCTATCCTTTGCGCGGGTACAGGCAGAATCGCTTAAACCCGAACAGGCTTTGGCCGAGGGCTATCGCCGCAATCTGGGCGGCGAATATGCTGAGGCAGCGGCCTATTTCGAGACGCTTCAACAGCGGCTTGAGGATAGCGGCGAATCCGATATCAATCCGGGCGAATTCTTCGTCAATCGCGCGCTGCAAAAAAGCAATCTGGGCGAATTCAGTGTTGCGACGCGCCTGTTCGAGCAAGCAAGCGACCTGACCGCCGATGATCCGATTGCCGGGCGCCTTCAGCGCAATTTCGAAGCAATCCATCTGCTTAATCAGGGACTTGTCTCTCAAGCGGTCGATCGTTTGGGTCAGCAGGTAGAGGGCCGGGCGCTGGGCGCCGCCGAGGAAAACGGCAAGCTCGCGATCACCCTGCCTTTGTCGGAGAGCATCAATCAATCCCAAGCCGGCAGTTCGCTGCTTGGCATTGTTGATGAGCTGAAATTGACCGATCCAGAGCGGGCGCAGATCATTGATGCGCAGGCGCTGCAAATTCGCGGGACAGCGCTTAGGATAAATGGTGATTACGAAGGCGCGACGCGGGATCTGGTTGCCGCCTTCAGGCAGGCGGTCGAAGTGCGCGATGGCCGGGTGACATCGATCACGAGATTGCGTTCACAAGTGCTGGCCGATCTTGCCCTGATCGCGGAACGTGAAGGGCGCGAAGGCGATGCCGAAACCTATCTTCGCAACAGTTTGTCTCTGGTCGAGGCCCAATATCCCGAGCGGCGCGCAGTCAGCGCCGTTGAGGCGCGCCTCGCAGCGTTTCTGCTGCGCCAAAGCCGCGACGATGAAGCGATGGACCTGTATCGTAAAGTGATTGATCGGGCAGTTGGAAAGCGCAACGCGGTGACCGGTTTTGCGAACCAGCTAAACCCGTATTACCGGGCGCTTGCGCCGCGCGTTTCAAACGACCCGGACGCCGCCGAAGCGTTCTTTAAGGCCGCGCAGGTGCTGGTGCGGCCCGGCGTTGCCGAAACGCAAGCGATCCTTGCCCGTGAACTCAGCGCAAATTCCGATGAGGCCGCCCGCCTGTTTCGGCAATCGATTGATCTTGGCCGCGATATCGAGCGTTTGCGGATGCGGTTTCAAACGCTGATCAAGGGCGCGCAATCGGAATTGGTACAGCAACAATTGAATGAACTTTCGGTCCAGATCGAAAATCTGGAACGCGCGCAATTGAACACGCAGGTGCAGCTTAACGATTATCCGCAATACCGCGTGGTTGCGCCGCCATCGTTGGAATTGGCGGATTTCCGCGCTGCTCTTAAACCGGGAGAGGCCTATGCGCGGCTCGCGATGGTCGGCGGCGATATTTTCATGTTCTATGCCGATCGCGGCACGGCCAAGGCGTACCAGGTCGATCTGTCAATTGAGGACATGGAATATCAGGTCGATCTGATCCGGGCTTCGATTTCCAGCTTTGAAGGGGGGCAATATGTGACCTACCCCTTTGAAGTGCGCGAGGCGCGCAATTTGTACAAATCGCTGTTCGCTCCGATCGCGGGTGACCTTGCCAATGTCGATCATCTGATTTTTGAACCGGATGGAGCGCTGCTGCGTTTGCCGGTCGATATCCTTGTATCCGATGATGTGTCGGTCGAATTGTACGAAACCAGAAGCGATGATCCAGACGCCGATCCGTTCGATTTTACCGGGGTCAACTGGATGGCGAAAAACATGAATGTCAGCACGGCCGTATCGGCGCAGGCGTTTGTGGATTCCCGCAAAGTCGAACGGTCAAATGCGGCGCGTCAATATCTGGGCATGGGGCAAAACGTCCCGGTTGGAGATGCACTCCCGCGTCAGGCAGCGAGCCAGCGCGGATCAAGCGGTTTGCCCGATGGCCTTGATTGCGGATGGGGCAGCGCGCTGTGGAACAGTCCGATTGACGATACCGAACTGGTGATCGCATCAAACCTGATCGGACAATCGCAATCCCAGCTGATTACGGGCGCCAGCTTCACTGACGATCAGATCATTGCCAAGGAAGACCTTGACGAATTTCGCGTGCTGCATTTTGCGACGCACGGTCTGGTGACGCCGCCCAATCCGAACTGCCCGGCAAAGCCCGCTTTGTTGACGTCGTTCGGCAGCGGGGATTCCGATGGCCTGCTGTCTTTCGAAGAGATTTTCGACCTCAATCTGAACGCCGATATCGTGATCCTTTCCGCCTGTGACACGGCAGGAGAGGCTAGCATCGAGGCTACCCGTGCGGCGGGCATTGCAAGCGGCGGCGGCACCGCGCTGGATGGTTTGGTGCGCGCTTTCATCGGGGCTGGCGGCCGGGCCGTGCTGGCCAGCCATTGGCCTGCGCCTGATGATTATGATGCGACCGAACGCCTGATGGCGGAAATGTTCAGGCGCGGTAAGACTGAAAATATCGGGGATGCGCTGCGGCAATCGCAGACGATCCTGATGAACGAAGCCGATACATCGCACCCCTATTATTGGGCGGGATTTGCCGTGATTGGCGATGCGGCTCGACCGCTGCTTTCCGATGATGCGTCCTTCGCCGAAAGCGGCGCGGCGCCATTTCAACCGGTGATCGGACAATGA
- a CDS encoding ShlB/FhaC/HecB family hemolysin secretion/activation protein, translating into MKSILRSSLSVLASIWALSSVAAQAQTREEIQRDLLDPSLQAQGQSVAVDSEVTRPACPLAGEEFADLKFTFTGANFTGLEAIGSDFVAPAYLDLIGNELSVAAICDIRDQASDILRDAGYLAVVRVPVQEIDDGRVDFNIVLARMTGVQIRGDAGNSAKALQQYVNKLTEQPVFNVNQAERYLLLARDIPGLDVRLLMQPAPPESGARPGDVIGIFNVIRDPVQFDATVQNFGSQSVGRVGAFGRVRFNGLTGLADQTTISLYSTADIQEQNVVQIGHDMKLGGDGFTLGGNLTFAWSQPDIVGDDLFESETFIGTIYAAYPFKRTQTSNIYGRIGFELIDQEVEFSGLALTEDQLRIGFARIEFNSIDAASLGGAGGYSSIEPKFGLAGAVEMRQGLGVLGASEACGVGFVNCIAPNVVPPSRLDGDPTGFVVRGEAQIDYRPSPEFLIRMRPRFQYSPDALLGYEQVSGGNYTSGRGFDPGAVIGDSGFGGQIELAYGSLVPQVPGGRAFQPYVFFDLMSVSINNLPGQQDISSLGGGLRASLGRSIYLDVFGAVPLERAPFQVERGDFRLLATLSVQL; encoded by the coding sequence ATGAAATCAATTTTGCGTTCGTCCCTTTCCGTGCTTGCTTCAATTTGGGCCTTGTCCTCGGTTGCGGCGCAGGCCCAGACCCGCGAGGAAATTCAACGTGACCTGCTTGACCCTAGTCTTCAGGCGCAAGGTCAATCTGTCGCCGTAGACAGTGAAGTGACCCGTCCTGCCTGCCCGCTGGCCGGTGAAGAGTTTGCAGATCTCAAATTCACTTTCACTGGCGCCAATTTCACCGGTTTGGAAGCGATTGGCAGCGATTTTGTCGCGCCCGCATATCTTGATCTGATCGGTAATGAGCTGTCGGTGGCGGCGATCTGCGATATCCGCGATCAGGCATCGGATATCCTGCGCGATGCCGGTTATCTGGCGGTTGTGCGAGTGCCGGTTCAGGAAATTGACGATGGGCGCGTGGATTTCAATATCGTTCTGGCCCGAATGACCGGGGTGCAAATCCGCGGTGATGCGGGCAATTCGGCCAAGGCGCTGCAGCAATATGTGAACAAGCTGACCGAGCAACCCGTTTTCAACGTCAATCAGGCCGAACGGTATTTGCTTCTTGCACGCGATATTCCCGGTCTCGATGTGCGTCTGTTGATGCAGCCTGCTCCGCCAGAAAGCGGAGCGCGGCCCGGCGATGTGATCGGTATCTTCAACGTGATCCGTGATCCGGTGCAATTTGATGCAACGGTGCAAAATTTCGGTTCGCAATCGGTCGGGCGGGTCGGAGCATTTGGAAGAGTGCGGTTCAACGGTCTTACCGGGCTTGCCGATCAGACCACGATCAGTCTGTATTCGACCGCCGATATTCAAGAACAAAATGTGGTCCAGATCGGCCATGACATGAAGCTTGGCGGGGACGGTTTTACGCTGGGCGGCAATCTGACTTTTGCGTGGTCCCAGCCGGATATCGTCGGCGATGATTTGTTCGAGTCCGAGACATTTATCGGTACAATCTATGCGGCTTATCCATTTAAACGCACGCAGACTTCGAACATTTATGGCCGGATCGGGTTCGAGCTGATCGATCAAGAAGTCGAGTTTAGCGGGCTTGCTTTGACCGAGGATCAATTGCGGATCGGATTTGCCCGGATCGAGTTCAACTCGATCGATGCGGCAAGCCTCGGCGGGGCTGGGGGCTATTCCTCGATCGAACCCAAGTTCGGGCTCGCCGGCGCGGTTGAAATGCGACAGGGCCTCGGCGTGCTCGGGGCAAGCGAAGCGTGCGGCGTTGGTTTCGTCAATTGCATCGCGCCAAACGTGGTTCCGCCATCGCGGCTGGATGGTGACCCCACGGGATTTGTCGTCAGAGGCGAAGCGCAGATCGATTACCGGCCTTCGCCCGAATTCCTGATCCGGATGCGGCCCCGGTTCCAATATTCACCCGACGCGCTGCTCGGTTATGAACAAGTGTCCGGCGGCAATTACACCTCCGGTCGCGGCTTTGATCCGGGCGCAGTCATTGGCGACAGCGGTTTTGGGGGTCAAATTGAATTGGCCTATGGATCGCTGGTCCCTCAGGTACCCGGCGGCAGGGCGTTTCAGCCATACGTCTTCTTTGATTTGATGTCGGTCAGCATAAACAATCTGCCGGGCCAGCAGGACATATCCTCGCTTGGCGGCGGACTGCGCGCATCGCTCGGGCGGTCCATCTATCTGGATGTTTTTGGTGCAGTTCCGCTGGAACGCGCGCCTTTTCAGGTTGAGCGCGGAGACTTCCGTTTGCTCGCCACTCTTTCGGTGCAGCTTTGA
- the cysS gene encoding cysteine--tRNA ligase: MTDTPLKLFNSLTRQIEEFRPVHAGEARVYTCGPTVYNYPHIGNMRAYVFADILGRTLTHKGLKLTHVINITDVGHLTDDADSGEDKMEKMAAEKAQSIWDIAKHYTEAYWADIKALNIRQPAKWSVATDYIPEMIEFAKSIADKHCYECETGLYFDTTTVEDYGRLARAITEEGEGRIDAVEGKRNAADFAIWRKTPAGEKRQMEWDSPWGKGAPGWHLECSVMGEKLLGFPFDIHTGGIDHREIHHPNEIAQNQAFCDCGGLSKASNSGANIWMHNNFLVERSGKMSKSSGEFLRLQLLIDKGYHPLAYRMMCLQAHYRSELEFSWEGLDAALTRLKRMVMAVERLADAASQPMAEHPKFAPSLAKFEDAISDDLGTPIALTAIEDALAVKKVDAAIKRAVIEYMDGVLGLGLFDLTRAQLRIRPKTATVADEEIEDALARRKAARAEKDFATSDAIRDELTAKGVEVMDGDPLGWEWKLT, from the coding sequence ATGACCGACACCCCGTTAAAGCTGTTCAACAGCCTGACCCGCCAAATCGAAGAATTCCGCCCAGTCCATGCCGGCGAAGCGCGCGTCTACACCTGCGGGCCGACGGTCTACAATTATCCGCATATCGGCAATATGCGCGCCTATGTCTTTGCCGATATCCTCGGGCGCACGCTGACGCATAAGGGGTTAAAGCTTACCCATGTCATCAACATCACCGATGTCGGCCACCTGACTGACGATGCCGATAGCGGCGAGGACAAGATGGAAAAGATGGCTGCGGAAAAAGCGCAGTCGATCTGGGATATCGCCAAACATTATACCGAAGCGTATTGGGCCGATATCAAAGCGCTGAACATTCGTCAGCCGGCCAAATGGTCGGTCGCAACCGATTACATTCCAGAAATGATCGAGTTTGCGAAAAGTATTGCGGACAAACATTGCTACGAATGTGAAACCGGCCTGTATTTCGATACGACCACGGTTGAGGATTACGGACGCTTGGCGCGCGCCATTACCGAGGAAGGCGAAGGCCGGATCGACGCGGTCGAGGGTAAGCGTAACGCGGCCGATTTTGCGATCTGGCGTAAGACACCGGCTGGTGAAAAGCGCCAGATGGAATGGGATAGCCCGTGGGGTAAAGGAGCGCCGGGCTGGCATCTTGAATGCTCTGTTATGGGTGAAAAGCTGCTCGGTTTCCCATTCGATATCCACACCGGCGGGATCGACCACCGCGAAATTCACCACCCGAACGAGATCGCGCAAAATCAGGCATTTTGCGATTGCGGCGGCCTTTCAAAAGCATCCAATTCAGGTGCGAATATCTGGATGCACAACAATTTCCTGGTCGAGCGTTCGGGCAAAATGTCCAAATCCTCGGGCGAGTTTTTGCGCCTGCAATTGCTCATCGACAAAGGCTATCATCCGCTCGCATACCGCATGATGTGCCTGCAGGCGCATTACCGCAGCGAGCTGGAGTTTAGCTGGGAAGGGCTGGATGCCGCTTTGACGCGGTTGAAGCGGATGGTCATGGCGGTTGAACGTCTGGCTGATGCTGCATCGCAGCCAATGGCTGAACATCCGAAATTCGCACCCTCGCTTGCAAAGTTTGAAGACGCGATCTCCGATGATCTGGGCACGCCGATTGCTCTTACCGCGATCGAAGATGCGCTGGCGGTGAAAAAGGTCGATGCTGCGATCAAACGGGCCGTGATCGAATATATGGACGGGGTGCTTGGCCTTGGTCTGTTTGATCTGACCCGCGCCCAGTTGCGCATCCGCCCAAAAACAGCGACCGTGGCTGACGAAGAAATCGAAGACGCGCTGGCCCGCCGCAAGGCCGCCCGCGCGGAGAAAGACTTTGCAACCTCGGATGCCATTCGGGATGAACTCACAGCCAAAGGCGTTGAGGTCATGGACGGTGATCCACTTGGCTGGGAATGGAAACTGACATGA
- a CDS encoding D-2-hydroxyacid dehydrogenase: protein MTILALSGLIRPLLEPQLPDGLDVRWFVTKEEALEVVPEAEIGWFDMYEKDAMADTLRAATNLKWLNSIYAGLDFLPMDVLIDRGITVTNGAGINAITIAEYVVMGMLNMAKGYREVVRAQERHEWLLDSPGKRELAGSKALLLGYGAIGKLIKPRLDAFDVDVTVVRRSGGEGILTPDEWRAKLGEFDWIILAVPATAETDGMIGADELAAMKSDAVIVNIARGAVIDQPALVSAIEAKKIGGAFLDVTTPEPLPQDHPLWAMDNVHISMHLSGRAQDKMFIRSAERFLGNLDKYLRGEPVAPVFDPQAGY, encoded by the coding sequence ATGACGATCCTCGCACTTTCCGGGCTGATCCGGCCGCTGCTTGAACCGCAATTGCCCGATGGTCTCGATGTGCGCTGGTTCGTGACGAAGGAAGAGGCTCTTGAGGTTGTACCGGAAGCTGAAATCGGCTGGTTCGACATGTATGAGAAAGATGCGATGGCGGACACGCTGCGTGCAGCGACCAATCTGAAATGGCTCAATTCCATCTATGCGGGGCTCGATTTCCTGCCCATGGATGTGTTGATCGATCGCGGCATCACCGTAACGAATGGCGCGGGCATCAACGCGATCACCATTGCCGAATATGTCGTCATGGGCATGCTCAATATGGCCAAGGGTTACCGCGAAGTGGTGCGCGCGCAGGAACGGCATGAATGGCTGCTCGATAGTCCGGGCAAGCGCGAGCTTGCCGGTTCGAAAGCCTTGCTGCTGGGCTATGGTGCGATTGGCAAACTGATCAAACCGCGCCTTGACGCGTTTGATGTGGATGTAACCGTTGTGCGCCGATCGGGCGGCGAGGGTATTCTCACGCCGGACGAGTGGCGCGCCAAATTGGGCGAATTCGATTGGATTATTCTGGCCGTGCCCGCGACGGCAGAGACGGACGGGATGATCGGGGCAGATGAGCTTGCCGCGATGAAATCGGACGCTGTAATCGTCAACATTGCGCGCGGCGCTGTGATTGACCAGCCGGCGCTTGTCTCCGCGATAGAGGCAAAGAAGATCGGCGGCGCGTTTCTTGATGTGACCACGCCGGAGCCGCTTCCACAAGATCATCCGCTGTGGGCGATGGATAACGTCCATATCTCCATGCATCTTTCCGGCCGTGCACAGGATAAAATGTTCATCCGCAGTGCAGAGCGGTTTCTCGGCAATCTCGACAAATATCTGCGCGGCGAGCCTGTTGCGCCGGTTTTTGATCCGCAAGCTGGATATTAA
- a CDS encoding acetolactate synthase large subunit has translation MTETKKASDVFVDCLEAEGCEYIFGVPGEENLDFLDSLGKSDKIKLILTRHEQGAGFMAATYGRHTGKTGVCLATLGPGATNFVTSAAYAQLGGMPVLMITGQKPIKKSKQGRFQILDVVSMMEPITKYAVQIAAGDNLPSRVREAYRLAEEEKPGATLIELPEDIAEEPTSDFKPLPKSVARRPSAEAKAVRMAVKAIEAAKNPVLVIGAGANRKMCGRMLEQFVEKTGIPFLTTQMGKGVIDERHPKFLGCAALSAGDFVHRAVEASDCIINVGHDVIEKPPFFMHDNGVTVIHISTRTAEVDPVYFPQIEVIGDIANGIWQMKEDITPNRSWDFDHMLAYHQAELDHTHALAADTRFPIFPPHLVQQVRDCQPHDGIICLDNGVYKIWFARGYTAYLPNTVLLDNALATMGAGLPSAMMSAMLYPDRNVMAICGDGGFMMNSQEMETAVRLGLNLTVLILRDDAYGMIRWKQANMGFDDFGLTYGNPDFVKYAESYGASGHRVESSEHLTKLLAHCRDTPGVHLIDCPVDYTENDQILNHDIQELSKKL, from the coding sequence ATGACTGAGACCAAAAAAGCGTCAGACGTATTTGTCGATTGTCTGGAGGCAGAGGGCTGCGAATATATCTTTGGCGTGCCGGGTGAAGAAAACCTGGATTTCCTCGACTCTCTTGGCAAATCGGACAAGATCAAACTGATCCTGACCCGGCATGAACAAGGCGCCGGCTTTATGGCCGCAACCTATGGGCGGCACACCGGCAAAACGGGCGTCTGTCTTGCGACGCTTGGTCCGGGGGCGACCAATTTCGTCACTTCTGCCGCCTATGCGCAGCTGGGCGGTATGCCGGTCCTGATGATTACCGGCCAAAAGCCGATCAAGAAATCAAAACAGGGCCGCTTTCAGATCCTTGACGTAGTCTCCATGATGGAGCCGATTACCAAATACGCGGTGCAAATCGCCGCCGGAGACAACCTGCCGAGCCGGGTGCGCGAGGCGTATCGTCTGGCCGAGGAAGAAAAGCCGGGTGCGACTTTGATCGAGCTGCCCGAAGACATCGCGGAGGAGCCGACCAGCGATTTCAAACCGCTCCCGAAAAGCGTCGCTCGCCGCCCTTCGGCTGAGGCGAAGGCTGTTCGCATGGCTGTAAAAGCGATTGAAGCTGCGAAAAATCCGGTGCTTGTCATTGGGGCCGGCGCGAACCGTAAAATGTGCGGGCGGATGCTTGAGCAATTCGTTGAAAAGACCGGCATCCCGTTTCTGACCACACAGATGGGCAAAGGCGTGATTGACGAACGCCATCCCAAGTTCCTTGGCTGCGCGGCGCTTTCCGCTGGCGATTTCGTCCACCGCGCTGTCGAAGCGTCCGACTGTATTATCAATGTCGGCCACGATGTAATCGAAAAACCGCCTTTCTTCATGCACGATAACGGTGTGACGGTTATTCATATCTCGACCCGCACAGCAGAGGTTGATCCGGTGTACTTTCCTCAGATCGAAGTGATCGGCGATATCGCCAACGGCATCTGGCAAATGAAGGAAGATATCACCCCGAACCGCAGCTGGGATTTCGATCACATGCTGGCCTATCATCAGGCCGAGCTGGATCACACCCATGCGCTCGCTGCCGATACGCGTTTTCCGATTTTTCCGCCGCATCTGGTGCAGCAAGTGCGCGATTGTCAGCCACATGACGGCATTATCTGCCTCGACAATGGCGTTTACAAAATCTGGTTCGCGCGCGGATACACGGCCTATTTGCCCAACACGGTGCTGCTCGACAATGCGCTGGCGACCATGGGGGCGGGCCTGCCCTCTGCAATGATGAGCGCGATGCTGTATCCTGACCGCAATGTCATGGCGATCTGCGGTGATGGCGGGTTTATGATGAACAGTCAGGAGATGGAAACTGCCGTCCGTCTTGGCCTTAACCTGACCGTCCTGATCCTGCGCGATGATGCGTATGGTATGATCCGCTGGAAACAGGCGAATATGGGCTTTGACGATTTCGGCCTGACCTATGGCAATCCGGACTTCGTCAAATATGCCGAGAGTTATGGTGCCAGCGGCCACCGCGTCGAATCGAGCGAGCATCTTACCAAACTGCTCGCCCATTGCCGCGATACGCCGGGGGTCCATCTAATCGATTGCCCGGTGGATTACACAGAGAACGATCAGATCCTGAACCATGATATCCAGGAACTGAGCAAGAAGCTTTGA
- a CDS encoding aldehyde dehydrogenase family protein, producing the protein MPQLKDTYPLYLNNKAAQPNTDLEVTDKFTGEVAFRTALATPDVIEEAIAGAVRAAEPMAKMASFERKAVLEHCVKRFRERYDELAYSLCVEAGKPIKDAEGEVDRLIDTFQIAAEESTRNYGEVQPLDISARAKGYMGMWKRVPIGPCSFISPFNFPLNLAAHKIAPAIAVGCPFVMKPASKTPLGALIMGEVLAETDLPEGAFSILPASRDGADLFTVDERLKLLSFTGSPGVGWALKAKAGKKPVILELGGNAAVIVDKDADLDHALERIIFGAFYQSGQSCIGVQRIIIHEDIYDTFKDMLIAKTKTLVSGDPKDRDTFIGPMISDKEAGRLKGWIDDAVSQGASLLCGGGLSNGNMLEATLLENVPAKADANWEEAFGPLANLSKFSDFNQALEQVNHSKFGLQAGVFTRDLHQVLDAWDTLDVGGVVVNDVSSYRVDNMPYGGVKDSGLGREGIRFAMEDMTEIRNLVIRRL; encoded by the coding sequence ATGCCCCAGTTAAAAGACACCTATCCGCTCTATCTAAACAACAAGGCCGCGCAGCCGAACACTGATCTAGAGGTCACAGACAAGTTCACAGGAGAGGTCGCTTTCCGCACCGCTCTGGCGACGCCGGATGTGATTGAAGAAGCGATTGCAGGCGCGGTCCGCGCGGCAGAGCCTATGGCGAAAATGGCCAGCTTTGAACGTAAAGCGGTTCTGGAACACTGCGTTAAACGGTTCCGCGAAAGGTATGACGAGCTTGCCTATTCGCTGTGCGTGGAGGCCGGTAAACCGATCAAGGATGCCGAAGGCGAAGTCGATCGGTTGATCGACACATTCCAGATCGCGGCCGAGGAATCGACTCGCAATTATGGAGAGGTCCAACCATTGGACATCAGCGCCCGGGCCAAGGGTTATATGGGCATGTGGAAACGCGTTCCGATCGGGCCGTGCAGTTTTATCTCTCCATTCAACTTCCCGCTTAATCTGGCTGCGCACAAGATCGCGCCCGCAATCGCCGTGGGCTGTCCTTTCGTGATGAAGCCCGCGTCCAAGACACCGCTCGGCGCGCTCATCATGGGCGAAGTTCTGGCCGAAACCGACCTGCCCGAGGGCGCTTTCTCGATCCTTCCGGCCAGCCGCGACGGGGCCGATCTGTTTACCGTGGACGAGCGGCTGAAACTGCTTAGCTTTACCGGATCACCGGGCGTTGGTTGGGCTTTGAAAGCCAAAGCAGGCAAAAAGCCCGTGATCCTGGAGCTGGGCGGCAATGCAGCCGTGATCGTGGATAAAGACGCGGATCTCGATCACGCGCTGGAACGGATCATTTTCGGGGCATTCTATCAATCGGGTCAGTCGTGCATCGGGGTCCAGCGGATCATCATCCACGAAGATATCTACGACACGTTCAAAGATATGCTCATTGCAAAAACCAAAACGCTGGTTTCCGGCGATCCGAAAGACCGCGATACCTTTATCGGCCCGATGATTTCGGACAAGGAAGCGGGCCGACTAAAAGGCTGGATCGATGATGCCGTCTCACAAGGTGCAAGCCTGCTGTGCGGGGGCGGCCTGTCGAATGGCAATATGCTTGAGGCGACGCTGCTCGAAAATGTGCCTGCGAAAGCGGATGCGAATTGGGAAGAGGCGTTCGGACCGCTTGCCAATCTCAGCAAGTTTTCCGATTTCAATCAGGCATTGGAACAGGTGAACCATTCCAAGTTCGGCCTGCAAGCGGGTGTTTTCACTCGCGATTTGCATCAGGTTCTGGATGCTTGGGATACTCTGGATGTCGGCGGTGTGGTGGTAAACGATGTGTCATCTTACCGCGTCGACAACATGCCATATGGCGGGGTGAAAGATTCCGGTCTGGGCCGCGAAGGCATTCGTTTTGCCATGGAAGATATGACCGAGATCCGGAATCTTGTCATCCGCAGGCTCTAG